One stretch of Variovorax sp. TBS-050B DNA includes these proteins:
- a CDS encoding DMT family transporter, with protein MSHRMSGPMEPQPLLWTAALTAVAMLAFAANSLLCRLALQQAGIDPASFGSVRLVAGALTLGLVVRLRAKPAPAASTRADWIAALMLFGYVAFFSFAYLSLSAGTGALILFGAVQLTMFGAGLRAGGERFGPLAWTGLALAVGGLVYLVSPGLAAPPLLGAMMMAAAGVAWGVYSLRGRGVADPLAATARNFTRAVPLALALSLACIAAFRVDAKGIALAIASGALTSGLGYVVWYAALARLTPMRAATVQLSVPLLAAFGGVLFLSEAITPRLAAASVAILGGIALVLAQKSRRVRA; from the coding sequence ATGAGCCACCGCATGTCCGGTCCGATGGAGCCGCAGCCGCTCTTGTGGACCGCCGCCCTCACGGCGGTCGCCATGCTCGCCTTTGCGGCCAATTCGCTCCTGTGCCGGCTCGCGCTGCAGCAGGCCGGCATCGATCCGGCGAGCTTCGGCAGCGTCCGGCTGGTGGCCGGTGCGTTGACGCTGGGGCTCGTCGTGCGGCTGCGCGCCAAGCCTGCGCCTGCCGCGTCCACGCGGGCCGACTGGATCGCCGCGCTCATGCTGTTCGGCTACGTCGCGTTCTTCTCGTTCGCCTACCTGAGCCTGTCCGCCGGCACCGGCGCGCTGATCCTGTTCGGTGCAGTCCAGCTGACGATGTTCGGCGCCGGCCTGCGCGCGGGTGGGGAGCGCTTCGGACCACTCGCCTGGACCGGCCTGGCGTTGGCCGTGGGCGGTCTCGTCTACCTCGTCTCGCCGGGGCTCGCCGCGCCGCCGCTCCTGGGCGCCATGATGATGGCGGCTGCGGGCGTGGCCTGGGGCGTGTACTCGCTGCGCGGCCGCGGCGTGGCCGATCCACTGGCCGCCACCGCGCGCAACTTCACGCGGGCCGTGCCGCTCGCACTGGCGCTGAGTCTGGCGTGCATCGCGGCCTTTCGCGTGGATGCGAAGGGCATCGCGCTCGCCATCGCCTCAGGCGCGCTGACTTCCGGCCTGGGCTACGTCGTCTGGTATGCGGCACTCGCGCGGCTCACGCCCATGCGCGCCGCCACGGTACAGCTTTCGGTGCCGCTGCTTGCAGCCTTCGGCGGTGTGCTGTTCCTGTCGGAAGCGATCACGCCCCGGCTGGCGGCGGCCTCGGTGGCGATCCTCGGCGGCATCGCACTGGTGCTGGCGCAGAAGTCGCGGCGCGTTCGGGCCTGA
- a CDS encoding malate/lactate/ureidoglycolate dehydrogenase: MSQTLAAAVLRSHCARILEAAGSSPAEAEQVASNLVLANLSGHDSHGVGMLPRYVDAVAEGGLVPNAAVRVVTDIGTLLALDGQHGYGQVVGVQAMALGIERAKQHGSCIFTLASAHHLGRIGHFAEMATAEGLVSMHFVNVLSRPVVAPWGGGDGRFGTNPCCIGIPLAGAAPFLLDFATSRVAQGKMRVAHNKGERVPDGYLIDEHGAPTNDPGVVVVPQSNGLFGALMTFGEHKGYGMAMACELLGGALTGGGTWHRPADTARTVLNGMLTVLIDPAKLGTQQRFDEEARAFVDWLRQSPPGAGFEQVQIAGEPERAARVARERDGIWLDDATWGEIVAAGAKVGVAVA, translated from the coding sequence ATGTCCCAGACCCTTGCTGCCGCGGTGCTGCGATCGCACTGCGCACGCATCCTCGAAGCCGCGGGCAGCTCGCCCGCCGAAGCCGAACAGGTGGCTTCCAACCTCGTGCTCGCGAACCTCAGCGGCCATGACTCGCACGGCGTGGGCATGCTGCCGCGCTACGTCGATGCGGTGGCCGAAGGCGGCCTGGTGCCCAACGCGGCGGTGCGGGTGGTGACCGACATCGGCACGCTGCTCGCGCTCGACGGGCAGCATGGCTACGGGCAGGTGGTGGGCGTGCAGGCGATGGCGCTCGGCATCGAGCGCGCGAAGCAGCACGGCAGCTGCATCTTCACGCTCGCGAGCGCGCACCACCTGGGGCGCATCGGCCATTTCGCGGAGATGGCGACGGCCGAGGGGCTGGTCTCGATGCACTTCGTCAACGTGCTCTCGCGCCCCGTGGTGGCGCCCTGGGGCGGCGGCGACGGGCGCTTCGGCACCAATCCCTGCTGCATCGGCATTCCGCTCGCGGGCGCGGCGCCCTTCCTGCTCGACTTCGCGACCAGCCGCGTGGCGCAGGGCAAGATGCGCGTGGCGCACAACAAGGGCGAGCGCGTGCCCGACGGCTACCTGATCGACGAACACGGCGCGCCCACCAACGACCCCGGCGTGGTGGTGGTGCCGCAGTCGAACGGGCTGTTCGGCGCGCTCATGACCTTCGGCGAGCACAAGGGCTACGGCATGGCGATGGCCTGCGAACTGCTCGGCGGCGCGCTCACGGGCGGCGGCACCTGGCACCGGCCGGCCGACACCGCGCGCACCGTGCTCAACGGCATGCTGACGGTGCTGATCGATCCGGCGAAGCTGGGCACGCAGCAGCGCTTCGACGAGGAAGCGCGCGCCTTCGTCGACTGGCTGCGCCAGAGCCCGCCGGGCGCGGGCTTCGAGCAGGTGCAGATCGCGGGCGAGCCCGAACGCGCGGCGCGCGTGGCGCGCGAGCGCGACGGCATCTGGCTCGACGACGCGACCTGGGGCGAGATCGTCGCGGCGGGCGCCAAGGTGGGCGTGGCCGTCGCCTGA
- a CDS encoding altronate dehydratase family protein produces the protein MNPFIRLHPADDVVIARSQLVGGATVENIAVRGLIPAGHKVAARAIAAGEPVRRYNQIIGFASRPIAPGEHVHTHNLDMGPDKGDFARDYAFGADVKPAPAKREASFMGIRRADGRVATRNYIGVLTSVNCSATAARAIADHFSRRTNPAALAAYPNVDGVVALTHGTGCGMDTQGMGMQILERTLTGYATHANFAGVLVVGLGCEANQINAWLATGHLAEGENFRTFNIQDTGGTRKTVEKGIALINEMLPRANAVKREPCSASHITIGLQCGGSDGYSGISANPALGAAVDLLVAHGGTAILSETPEVYGAEHLLTRRAVRREVGQKLVDRIHWWERYTRINEGEMNNNPSPGNKAGGLTTILEKSLGAVAKGGTSNLEAVYEYAEPVTAHGFVYMDTPGYDPVSATGQVAGGANLICFTTGRGSAYGCAPSPSLKLATNSALWQRQEEDMDINCGEIVDGTASIEEMGQRIFELVLATASGQASKSEQHGYGQNEFVPWQVGAVM, from the coding sequence ATGAACCCCTTCATTCGCCTTCATCCTGCCGACGACGTCGTGATCGCGCGCAGCCAGCTGGTCGGCGGCGCCACCGTCGAGAACATCGCCGTGCGCGGCCTGATCCCCGCCGGCCACAAGGTGGCGGCGCGCGCCATCGCCGCGGGCGAGCCGGTGCGCCGCTACAACCAGATCATCGGCTTCGCGAGCCGGCCCATCGCGCCGGGCGAGCACGTGCACACGCACAACCTCGACATGGGCCCCGACAAGGGCGACTTCGCGCGCGACTACGCCTTCGGCGCCGACGTGAAGCCCGCGCCCGCGAAGCGCGAGGCCAGCTTCATGGGCATCCGCCGCGCCGACGGCCGCGTGGCGACGCGCAACTACATCGGCGTGCTCACGAGCGTGAACTGCTCGGCCACGGCCGCGCGCGCGATCGCCGACCACTTCTCGCGCCGCACCAACCCCGCGGCCCTCGCCGCGTACCCGAACGTCGACGGCGTGGTCGCGCTCACGCACGGCACGGGCTGCGGCATGGACACGCAGGGCATGGGCATGCAGATCCTGGAGCGCACGCTCACGGGCTATGCCACGCATGCGAACTTCGCGGGCGTGCTGGTGGTCGGCCTGGGCTGCGAGGCGAACCAGATCAACGCCTGGCTCGCGACCGGCCACCTGGCCGAGGGCGAGAACTTCCGCACCTTCAACATCCAGGACACCGGCGGCACGCGCAAGACGGTCGAGAAGGGCATCGCGCTGATCAACGAGATGCTGCCGCGCGCCAACGCGGTGAAGCGCGAGCCCTGCAGCGCGTCGCACATCACCATCGGGCTGCAGTGCGGCGGCTCCGACGGCTATTCGGGCATCAGCGCGAATCCGGCGCTGGGCGCCGCGGTCGACCTGCTGGTGGCGCACGGCGGCACCGCGATCCTCAGCGAGACGCCGGAGGTCTACGGCGCCGAGCACCTGCTGACGCGGCGCGCGGTGCGGCGCGAGGTGGGCCAGAAGCTGGTCGACCGCATCCACTGGTGGGAGCGCTACACCCGGATCAACGAAGGCGAGATGAACAACAACCCGTCGCCCGGCAACAAGGCAGGCGGGCTCACCACCATCCTCGAGAAGTCGCTCGGCGCGGTGGCCAAGGGCGGCACCAGCAACCTCGAGGCGGTGTACGAATACGCCGAGCCCGTGACGGCGCACGGCTTCGTCTACATGGACACGCCGGGCTACGACCCCGTGAGCGCCACCGGGCAGGTGGCGGGCGGCGCCAACCTGATCTGCTTCACCACGGGCCGCGGCTCGGCCTACGGTTGCGCGCCCTCGCCCTCGCTCAAGCTCGCGACCAACTCGGCGCTGTGGCAGCGGCAGGAAGAAGACATGGACATCAACTGCGGCGAGATCGTCGACGGCACGGCCTCGATCGAGGAGATGGGCCAGCGCATCTTCGAACTCGTGCTCGCGACCGCGTCGGGCCAGGCCTCCAAAAGCGAGCAGCACGGCTACGGCCAGAACGAATTCGTACCGTGGCAAGTCGGTGCAGTGATGTAG
- a CDS encoding TRAP transporter large permease: MLKIFFLIFMAGGIPVAIAMAGASLVYIVLSGNLPPFVVIHRMVSGIDSFPLLAVPFFILAGNLMNNAGITTRIYNFALALVGWLKGGLGHVNVLGSVIFAGMSGTAIADAAGLGTIEIKAMKEHGYATEFAVGVTAASATLGPIIPPSLPFVIYGMMANVSVGALFLAGILPGALLTVLMMLTVAYFAHRNGWGGDIKFSQTRFFKAMCELAVVIGWPLVVWLLVAKLGTPPQLTVFAGLASLFVLDRIFRFEALLPIMTPVLLIGGMSTGLFTPTEGAIAACVWAMILGFAWYRTLSWKMFVKVCLDTIETTSTVLFIVAAASIFGWMLTATGVTTDIASWVLGFTKEAWVFLLLANLLMLFVGCFLEPTAAITILVPILLPIATQLGVDPIHFGLVMVLNLMIGLLHPPMGMVLFVLARVAGLSFERTTMAILPWLVPLLLALITITYVPSLVLWLPKMFF; the protein is encoded by the coding sequence ATGCTGAAAATATTCTTCCTGATCTTCATGGCCGGCGGCATCCCGGTCGCGATTGCGATGGCCGGCGCCTCGCTGGTCTACATCGTGCTGAGCGGCAACCTGCCGCCCTTCGTGGTGATCCACCGCATGGTGAGCGGCATCGACAGCTTCCCGCTGCTGGCCGTGCCCTTCTTCATCCTCGCGGGCAACCTGATGAACAACGCGGGCATCACGACCCGCATCTACAACTTCGCGCTCGCGCTCGTGGGCTGGCTCAAGGGCGGCCTGGGGCATGTGAACGTGCTCGGCTCGGTGATCTTCGCGGGCATGAGCGGCACGGCCATCGCCGATGCGGCGGGCCTGGGCACGATCGAGATCAAGGCCATGAAGGAGCACGGCTACGCGACCGAGTTCGCGGTCGGCGTGACCGCGGCCTCGGCCACGCTCGGGCCGATCATTCCGCCGAGCCTGCCGTTCGTGATCTACGGGATGATGGCCAACGTCTCGGTGGGCGCGCTGTTCCTCGCGGGCATCCTGCCGGGCGCGCTGCTCACGGTGCTGATGATGCTCACGGTGGCCTACTTCGCGCACCGCAACGGCTGGGGCGGCGACATCAAGTTCTCGCAGACGCGCTTCTTCAAGGCGATGTGCGAACTCGCCGTGGTGATCGGCTGGCCGCTCGTGGTGTGGCTGCTGGTCGCCAAGCTCGGCACGCCGCCGCAGCTCACGGTGTTCGCGGGGCTGGCCTCGCTGTTCGTGCTCGACCGCATCTTCCGCTTCGAGGCGCTGCTGCCGATCATGACGCCGGTGCTGCTGATCGGCGGCATGAGCACCGGCCTGTTCACGCCCACCGAGGGCGCGATCGCGGCCTGCGTGTGGGCGATGATCCTGGGCTTCGCGTGGTACCGCACGCTGTCGTGGAAGATGTTCGTCAAGGTCTGCCTCGACACCATCGAGACCACGTCGACGGTGCTTTTCATCGTGGCCGCGGCCTCGATCTTCGGCTGGATGCTCACGGCCACCGGCGTGACCACCGACATCGCGAGCTGGGTGCTGGGCTTCACCAAGGAGGCCTGGGTGTTCCTGCTTCTCGCGAACCTCTTGATGCTGTTCGTGGGCTGCTTCCTCGAACCCACGGCGGCGATCACGATCCTGGTTCCGATCCTGCTGCCGATCGCGACCCAGCTCGGCGTGGACCCGATCCACTTCGGGCTGGTGATGGTGCTGAACCTGATGATCGGCCTGCTGCATCCGCCGATGGGCATGGTGCTGTTCGTGCTCGCGCGCGTGGCGGGCCTGAGCTTCGAGCGCACGACGATGGCGATCCTGCCGTGGCTGGTGCCGCTGCTGCTCGCGCTGATCACGATCACCTACGTGCCGTCATTGGTACTGTGGCTGCCGAAAATGTTCTTCTAG
- a CDS encoding TRAP transporter small permease produces the protein MTEEKIIDDEGHFHAQDEAVDLSDTIAEGWIALAIFWALGLTVFYQFVTRYVMNDSAAWTEEVARYMLIGLVFIGAAIGVAKNNQIQVDFFYRHMPAAMGRWLSRAVDVLRIAFFVAAAVMTVQMMLKIGSNTRMTIVDAPMNIVYALCLFGFVAMTWRSVQVARIHWRRGYSVLERPETTMADR, from the coding sequence GTGACTGAAGAAAAAATCATCGATGACGAGGGGCATTTCCATGCCCAGGACGAGGCCGTGGACCTGTCGGACACGATCGCGGAGGGCTGGATCGCGCTCGCGATCTTCTGGGCGCTGGGGCTCACGGTGTTCTACCAGTTCGTCACGCGCTACGTGATGAACGACTCGGCCGCATGGACCGAGGAGGTGGCGCGCTACATGCTGATCGGGCTGGTGTTCATCGGCGCGGCGATCGGGGTGGCGAAGAACAACCAGATCCAGGTCGACTTCTTCTACCGCCACATGCCGGCGGCGATGGGGCGCTGGCTGTCGCGCGCGGTGGACGTGCTGCGCATCGCCTTCTTCGTGGCGGCGGCGGTGATGACGGTGCAGATGATGCTCAAGATCGGCAGCAACACGCGCATGACCATCGTGGACGCGCCGATGAACATCGTCTACGCGCTCTGCCTCTTCGGCTTCGTGGCGATGACGTGGCGCTCGGTCCAGGTGGCGCGCATCCACTGGCGGCGCGGCTACAGCGTGCTCGAACGCCCCGAAACCACCATGGCCGATCGCTGA
- a CDS encoding sialic acid TRAP transporter substrate-binding protein SiaP → MNSKRHILKAIAACAMAAAALGTAGIASAQTKLKWAHVYETSEPFHKYSVWAAEEIKKRTNGKYDIQVFPASSLGKEADINQGLTLGTVDIILSGASFAGRSYPPLAVSYFPFIFRDAEHQLKYAKSDVFKELAKGYDDKTGNHITALNYYGARHVTSNAARPVAKPEDMKGLKIRVPDAPAYLAFPKALGANATPIAFAEVYLALQNNTVDAQENPLPTIEAKKFYEVQKNISLTGHIVDSLLTIVSGPLWGKLSADEKKIFSDVMQEAAEKTGREIIASEARLVEEFKKKGLNVITVDKNAFREAVLKNTKPTDHGYRQQDYDRITSIK, encoded by the coding sequence ATGAACAGCAAACGCCACATCCTCAAGGCCATCGCCGCCTGCGCCATGGCCGCCGCCGCGCTGGGCACGGCCGGCATCGCGAGCGCGCAGACCAAGCTCAAGTGGGCCCACGTCTACGAGACCTCCGAGCCCTTCCACAAGTACTCGGTCTGGGCCGCGGAAGAGATCAAGAAGCGCACCAACGGCAAGTACGACATCCAGGTGTTCCCGGCCTCCAGCCTGGGCAAGGAAGCCGACATCAACCAGGGCCTGACGCTCGGCACGGTCGACATCATCCTCTCGGGCGCGAGCTTCGCGGGCCGCAGTTATCCGCCGCTCGCGGTCTCGTACTTCCCGTTCATCTTCCGCGACGCCGAGCACCAGCTGAAGTACGCGAAGAGCGACGTGTTCAAGGAACTCGCGAAGGGCTACGACGACAAGACCGGCAACCACATCACCGCGCTCAACTACTACGGCGCGCGCCACGTCACCTCGAACGCAGCGCGGCCGGTGGCCAAGCCCGAGGACATGAAGGGCCTGAAGATCCGCGTGCCCGACGCGCCGGCCTACCTCGCCTTCCCGAAGGCGCTGGGCGCGAACGCGACGCCGATCGCCTTTGCCGAGGTCTACCTCGCGCTGCAGAACAACACGGTGGACGCGCAGGAGAACCCGCTGCCGACCATCGAGGCGAAGAAGTTCTACGAGGTGCAGAAGAACATCTCGCTCACGGGCCACATCGTCGACTCGCTGCTGACCATCGTCTCGGGCCCGCTCTGGGGCAAGCTGTCGGCCGACGAGAAGAAGATCTTCTCCGACGTGATGCAGGAGGCGGCCGAGAAGACCGGCCGCGAGATCATCGCCTCGGAGGCGCGCCTGGTCGAGGAGTTCAAGAAGAAGGGCCTGAACGTGATCACGGTCGACAAGAACGCGTTCCGCGAGGCGGTGCTGAAGAACACCAAGCCGACCGACCACGGCTATCGCCAGCAGGACTACGACCGCATCACAAGTATCAAGTGA
- a CDS encoding FadR/GntR family transcriptional regulator, with amino-acid sequence MPLQTVEPQRLYRQIADQLRGLIGQGEFAVGARLPAERDLAKQLGVSRPSVREALIALEVEGWVEVRTGSGVYVLDRTHRASTPVAPTEWGPLELIRARRVIEGETAAIAAALGKRKDVDAMTRAIKTMRELADREVLPLEGDRAFHVAIVSAGGNAVLVETVQSFWDSRNGPIFTRLGGYFETVASWRSAIAEHEAIRDAIAAHDAEAARAAMHLHMDNSHQRFSASWRRAKAA; translated from the coding sequence GTGCCCCTCCAGACCGTCGAGCCCCAGCGGCTGTACCGCCAGATCGCCGACCAGCTTCGCGGGCTGATCGGCCAAGGCGAGTTCGCCGTCGGCGCGCGCCTGCCGGCCGAGCGCGACCTGGCCAAGCAGCTCGGCGTGAGCCGGCCCTCGGTCCGCGAAGCGCTGATCGCGCTCGAGGTGGAGGGCTGGGTCGAGGTGCGCACCGGTTCGGGCGTGTACGTGCTCGACCGCACCCACCGCGCGAGCACGCCGGTGGCGCCCACCGAATGGGGGCCGCTGGAGCTGATCCGCGCGCGCCGCGTGATCGAGGGCGAGACCGCCGCGATCGCGGCCGCACTCGGCAAGCGCAAGGACGTGGATGCGATGACGCGCGCGATCAAGACCATGCGCGAGCTCGCCGACCGCGAAGTGCTGCCGCTCGAGGGCGACCGCGCCTTCCATGTGGCGATCGTCTCGGCCGGCGGCAATGCGGTGCTGGTGGAGACGGTGCAGAGCTTCTGGGACTCGCGCAACGGCCCGATCTTCACGCGCCTGGGCGGCTACTTCGAGACCGTGGCCTCGTGGCGCTCGGCGATCGCGGAGCACGAGGCGATCCGCGACGCGATCGCCGCGCACGACGCCGAGGCCGCGCGCGCGGCGATGCACCTGCACATGGACAACTCGCACCAGCGATTCAGCGCGAGCTGGCGCCGCGCCAAGGCGGCCTGA